CCAAAATGCCGAGCTTGCACAATTTTTTTAGCCGATTGAACACCTATACCCGGAACACGTAAAATCATACGATAATCCGCATGTTGAATATCAACAGGGAAATGCTCAGGGTTACGCAATGCCCAACTTAGCTTCGGGTCAATGTCCAAATCTAAATTCGGATACTGATCATTCACGATTTCCTGCGCATCAAAACCATAGAAACGCATGAGCCAATCCGACTGGTACAGCCGATTTTCTCTTAATAATGGTGGCGCAGAACCCACGACAGGAAGCATTTTTTCTTGTTCATTGATTGGGATATAACCTGAAAAATACACTCGTTTGAGCTGATACACTTTGTAATGGTGATCTGCCATTAAAATAATATCTTTGTCTGTTTCTTGATGTGCACCCACCACCATCTGAGTGGTTTGTCCCGCGGGTACAAACTTAGGTACATGCTGCATCACACGCCGTTCATCCGTTAACTGAATTAAGCGATCGCGTACAATACCTAAGTCCTTTTGTACTTCTGCATGCGATTTTTCAGGTGCAAACTGCTTTAGACCAACTTCCGTTGGCATTTCCAAGTTAATACTCATGCGGTCTACATATAAACCCGCCTCGGTAATAATCTCTTGGGAAGCACCTGGTATCGTTTTTAGGTGAATATAACCATTAAAGTTTTCTTCAAGGCGTAACTTTTTCACCACTTCTAGCATTCGCTCCATAGTGAAATCAGCTGACTTGAAAATACCTGAACTTAAAAACAACCCCTCAATATAATTGCGGCGATAAAAGTTGATGGTTAAATCCACCACTTCTTGTACAGTAAAAGCGGCTCGCTTGACATCGTTAGAGCGTCTAGAAACACAGTAGGAACAATCAAAAATACAGACATTTGAAAAGAGAATTTTAAGTAATGAAACGCAGCGACCATCTTCTGTATAACTATGACAAATACCGTTTCCAGTATTCCCCAAACCTTGGTTTTTGTTTTTACGATTGCTACCACTGGACGAACAGGACACGTCATATTTAGCTGCATCAGCTAGAATCTGTAGCTTTTCACGGATACGATCGGTCATGATGATCCTCGGTAAAATCTAAAATAAAAGTATAAAAAATTTCAGACTAAAAGCATTGCAAATACACATACCCAACGACATGGCTTGTCGCTAAAAACCGAAAAATAAACGTGATTGCTTTAGATATTTTTCGAAAAAATACTGAATATTATTTGCCAATTTTGCAGTGCTTGGGCAAAGTGTCTATATGTAAAAGGAGCAAGTACATGTCTTTATTATTAGAACGCCTTGAAATTAAGCATCCTATCTTCCTTGCACCGATGGCCGGTGTTTCTACACCAGAGCTTGCAGCGGAGGTTTCAAATCAAGGCGGGCTAGGCTCACTTGGATTAGGTGCAAACACCGCAGAGGCCGCACGTACTCAAATTTTAAAAACCCAAGCACTGACTGAACAACCTTTTCAAGTTAATTTTTTCTGTCATCAAAGCGTTGAACTTGATCCAACTGTCGCACAAACATGGATTGATTTTGTAAGTCCTCATTTTGAACAATATGATGCAGAACCACCCACTCAACTGCACTGTATTTATCCTAGCTTTTTGGACAACGATGAGTTTTTAAATGTCGTGCTTGAAACTCGTCCTAAAGCCGTGAGCTTCCACTTCGGTATTCCGCATCCGCATCAAATACAGGCTCTAAAAGACGCTGGCATTTTAACTATGGTTTCTGCAACCAACCTAGCGGAAGCGCGGGCTATTGAAGCAGCAGGAATTGATTTTATTATTGCTCAAGGCATAGAAGCAGGTGGACACCGCGGGATTTTTAATGAACATTTTGATAGTGCAATACGTACGGTCGACCTTGTACAACTTCTGACTCAGCACTGTCGGTGTCCTATTATTGCTGCAGGTGGCATTATGAATGGTACACAGGCTCAGCAAATGTTAAGTCTAGGTGCGAGTGCGGTACAGTTGGGAACAGCTTTCGTACAATGTAAAACATCAAATGCCAATGATGCCTACCGTCATGCACTTTTCCATGAGCACATCACACAAATTAGTGCGAGTATTTCAGGTCGCCCCGCTCGGGGTTTACTCGGTCACTGGCATACTCAAATTGATCTACCAAACCGCCCTACGGTTGCTGCATATCCATACTGTTATGATCTAGGGAAACAATTACATGCCGCAGCGACCAAACAAGGTGATCAAGGTTTTGGCGCATTTTGGGCAGGTACGAATGTTTCGCAAATTCGTGCCATGGAAGCCCCTGACTTAATTAACCAACTGTTGGTTGAAATGCAACAAGTCAGTTATTAAGTCACTCTATCTACTCAAAGCTCCATAAATGGAGCTTTATTTATTTTGCTTCCAACAAATTGACCTGTTCAACTTGTACGTCATTCATGGTTTCACCATGGATAAGTAATTGGTCAAAGTAGTCTGCGACAACTTTGAATTGTTCAGTTGTACTTTCCACTTTGTACATGTTCTGACGAAACTCATTACTTGAACGTAAACCTTTGGTGTACCAAGCAATATGTTTACGTGCGATTCGACAACCAGAGTATTCCCCGTAAAATGTGTACAGTTCAGCAAGATGTCCAAGTAGAACTTCTTTTACTTCTTGAATACTTGGTGCAGCCAAATGTTCACTCGTCTCCAGATAATGCGCGATCTCACGAAAAATCCATGGACGCCCTTGCGCAGCGCGACCAATCATAATTGCATCTGCACCAGTATAATCGAGCACATATTTGGCTTTTTCTGGACTATCAATATCCCCATTCGCAATCACTGGTATATGAATGAGCTGTTTGACTTCTTTAATCAAATCATAACGAGCCGTATTCAAATACATGTCTTCACGGGTTCGGCCATGCAATGCCAACGCTGCAATACCCGCCTCTTCAGCACGTTTCGCTACACGTAAGATATTTTCATGCCCATTTAAGAAACCCAAACGCGTTTTCAGTGTGACAGGTACATCAACTGCAGCCACAACTTCATCCAATATTCGAGCCACCAAGTCTTCATCTTTTAAAAGTGCAGAACCCGCCAGCTTATTACAGACTTTCTTGGCAGGACACCCCATATTGATGTCCACAATTTGAGCACCATTTGAAACCTGATATTGTGCAGCTTTCGCTAAATCTTTGGGATCTGATCCTGCAATTTGTGCTGAAATAGGCGCCAATTCACCATCAAAATTAGCACGATATAAGCTTTTTTTACTCATCAGTAACGTTTGATCTGATGTCATCATTTCACTGACAGCATGCCCTGCACCAAAGTATTTGCATAGCGATCTAAATGGACGGTCAGTTACGCCTGCCATAGGAGCCACAATCAAATTATTTGACAGTTGATACGGACCAATATACATATGAATTCATCACTTTTTCGACCGGCACAGTATACTGCATCTATACTTTCGGCTCATCTTTTATCATGTGTTCTGTGACTATGAAATACTCAAAATAGGCTTTGTTGCATAAAGATTTAAAAGATAGAGCTTTTCTAAGTTGCTCAAATTTAAGTGACAACTTGGGTATGAGGTCGGCGCAATTCTGTGAATTTATTTAACACGGTTATACGTGCATGGACTTCATTGAGTTGACTGTCAAAACTCCTTGCACTGAGTTTATCGCCTGAGAAGCACTGCTTCGTAAGATTTGATGCAATGCATCTTGATTTCGACCAAACTACGTCGATGATAACCAGTCCACTTTTTCCAAAGCATTCTTCCTAGATGTTTAATCCTTTTCAATAACTCATTTCTCTCTAAAGATCCCAATTTCTTATCTTTCCATGGTCTTACATTTTTTCTGGGCGGAATCACTGCATGTGCTTTCCGATCTGCAATGACCTGTCGGCATTGTTTCGTGTCATATGCTCTATCCGTATAGACAGAATCAATACACTCATCAGATGGGATTTGATTCAACAGAACATCCAAGACTTGTGAATCACTGACATGATTTGTTGTGAGCTTTACAGCTCGTATTTGCAAGGTTTTAGCATCTATACCAATATGTAGTTTACGCGATTGCCGACGATATTTAGGCTGATGTTTCTTGCGTTTCTACTCACCTTCGCCTAGAAATTTAAGGCCAGTTGAGGCTATCAATAAATGTAATCCTTCATGACTTTTTTGATAGCTGATCGCAATATCAATCTACTTTTGTCGTCGGCAAAGTGTGGAATACGAATATCACTGATATTCGGTGCTGTCCAACTTAACCCACTGAGTTGAATTAGGCTTTGCACAAGGCCAGTGACCATACGCAAAGAAAGTCGAAAGATAGATTTGATCATCAAACAGCACTGAATTGCTGTATCAAAATAGGTTTGATTTCTTCCATGCTTAGCTTGTGGCTGAGCATACCATTTAGTCTGAGGATCGAACCAAATTGAAATATTTCATCGCTTGATTAGAGCTTGGTTATATGAGGACCAATTCGTTGTACAATAAATTTTAGATGCAGGCTTCTTCATCTGGAAATTATATTGATGAAGAAGCCTTTAAGAATTGCTTTGTGCAACAAAGCCTATTAAATATGCATCGTTATGCCTAATTGGAAAGCTCTGCCTGGTAAGGGTGCAATATATTTCAATGGAGAGTTTTGCGGCCGTGCATCTTCATTCAGCAAATTAGAGCCATTGATAAAAAGATCAAAACTGGCGTTTTTCAACGTCACTTTTTTACGAATGTCTAAATCAAGCAGATTGTATGCAGGCAATGGGACTTCCTCCCCCACATTTTTACCTAGGTAACGAGGCTTATCGTAATAAATACTAGACAGGCGTGCTGACCAATTTTCTAATGTCCACTCAACATTTGCACCATAGCGGTTGGTTGGCATATTGGGCAAATAGATTCCATCATTGGCTAAACGTAAACGATCAGGATCTGTCGCTTTATTTTTGACCAAATCTGAAAAGCCACCTACTTTTAAATCCCCAAAGTTGTCGAGAGAAAATGTATGGTTCATATCCAACTCAAAACCATTCACTTTTGTATCGGTTTGCTTCCAATACTTCAGTGGTAAACGGTTCCGCATAGAGGCACCTGAGTGGGACAAATACAGATAGTCCTCAAAATCCATTTGGTACAATGAAACTACAATATTGGTCGAGCCCCAATTCAGAGTGGTTATAAACTCTACACCCTGCATGACTTCTTTGTTGAGTTTTTGATTTCCTTCTTCTTGGGTCATCACTGAGTAGTGAGGGTTACTGGCGTAGAGTTCATTGATTTCAGGTGCTCGTTCAGACTCACTGTACTGAAGTCTGAAACCCAAATAGTCTGTAACTCTAAATTCTGATCCGATATAAAAACTATTCAGACCAAAGGACTTATCTTCAAGCGTGCTATTTGAAGCATTACGCGCCAACTTAAAGCTTTGGTCCTGAATCTCATCTTTAACTTTCTCGACACGATAACCAGCATCAAATGAAAATTGATTGAAATCTAGTTTTTCCTGAATGAATATCGCATGAGAAGTTGTATTCACATTCGGTAAATAACGTTCTGAACCAGTGCCCTTAACCTGTCTGGCATTTATAGACGTCCCTATTTCGCCAGTGAGATTTTTATAAGGTATGTGTTCAAATAGAAACTCCGCAGTATCAGTATCAAATTTATACTCATTGGCTTTACTTGCACCAATGTACTCTCCAGATGTGTTTGACAGTCTAGATGCTTTAAAGTGAACACTCTTCAGTAGATTTGATGGCTCTCTAAACAGTGAATCTAAGGTGAAACGATCCTGTTCAATTTTTACCCCCACAGGTAAGCCATCACTATAAGAGCTCTGAAAAGATTTGTTTTCCATAGAAAAACCTGGAACACCATATTCACTACTTTTATAGTCGGCACTCACGCCGATATAACCACTGTTTAAGAAATAAGTTGTCCCTATCGCCATGTTTTCATTTCTAGCATAGCTGTTACCCAGTTTCTTTTTATAATTCGGCGTTACATCATTGTTAATTTTATTCTGTACATACTTAGCCGTGCCAGGCACATAATCTGGGTTCGGATCATTAATAAACTCTTTTAATGAACCATTTACATACCGTTTTGAGATTGCCTCATCTGTGTATTTAGCAGACTCTAAACCATCATAATAATCATAGAAATTTTCTGGGTTCTTCGCGATATCCTCTAAAACGTGCTTATCTAAATACTGATTATGTGCTTTATTAAACATATTTGAGATCCGAGAGTCTCTTTGACATGCACTTGCTAATGCGGAGTTTACACCTCCAGTACTCGGAAAAACCGCTGTATCACATACTGTAGCTTTGCTTGATCCTGGTATTTTATACGAAGAAATACTCTGAGTTGAGAACTGAACATTTGTGCTTAAGTTTTTTTGATTGTTTATATTTAAACGAATACCGTGTGCATTAAAATCATTAAACCCTTTGTTATAAGCGATATCTAAGCTTCGACTTTTATCTTCCAACTCTTTTGAAATCAGCCCAGTATCAATATCAACACTACCTCCAATGGCGTTCCCTCCATATCTAACTGAATTTGTGCCTTTATGAACGGTAACACTTTTCGTAAAGAGCGGATCAAATGGAATATTAATATCACCACTTATGGCATTCATCCCATTAATCGTTTGGCCATGCTCAAGGATACTCACTCTATTACCCGATAAACTGCGTATCACGGGTGCACCAGCATTTGGACCAAAGGATGTACTTTGCACTCCTGAAATATGTTTAAGTGCATCTCCAAGTGTATTTGATACTTCGATTCTCTCTTTCTCTACAATAACTGAAGTCTTTTCGGTCTTATCCGCTTGAAAAACAAGCGTATCTAAAGCTTTAACATTTTGCTCTGCATGTGCCTGTTGAATAATCATCAAAATAAGCGTCATCAAAGATGTGTGTTTCATTTTTCACCCCATTAATAAAAGAAACGTTATAACATAACATTTAATAAATTAAAAAAAGTATTCTAGAGGTTCTTTGTTCTGTGTATAAATGAAACTATTTCAAAAAGAAGAAAAGCCATCCTAGTGCGCTGAACCCCAGAATGGCCTTGTTCAGAATATTGATCCTAAATGTATAATTTCAAGTGTTTAACTTAAAAATTAATCCACTTATTTAAGTTTAGCTTAAAACTAGTTAAAAGCCTTCCAAAACGATTTTTCCTTTCGCTCGGCCAGTTTCAATCAGTTCATGAGCAAGTTTTAAATTTTTTGCATTAATTTTACCTAAAGTCTGATTCAGCGTAGTTTTAATTTTATGGCTATCCACCAATTCTGCAACCTGATGTAAGAGCTGAGATTGTTGTTCAATATCTGTTGTATTGAACATTGAACGTGTAAACATAAACTCCCAATGCACAGAAACTGACTTAGACTTAAACGCACTGATATCCAATGATTTCGGATCATCAATTAAGCCAAACTTTCCTTGTGGAGCAATTAACTTAGAAATTTGAGGAATATACGTTTCTGTTTGATTCGTTGAAAAAATATATCGAGGTGCATCTAAACCCAATGCTTTGATTTGCGTGTTTAAATCTTCGGTATGATCAATAACATAGTCAGCCCCTAAAGACTTAACCCATGCTTTAGTCTCTTCCCTAGATGCTGTAGCAATAACTTTTAAATTTGTCTTCGCTTTGAGTAATTGAATCGCAATAGATCCTACACCTCCAGCGCCTCCAATCACTATAATATTATCAGCTTTGTCTAAATCAACGTTGAAACGATCAAATAACATTTCCCACGCTGTAATAGCGGTTAATGGCAGTGCAGCCGCTTCAGCATCACTCAGGCTTTGGGGTTTTAAGCTAACAATCCGCTCATCGATTGCTTGATATTCAGCATTACTCCCATCCCGAGTTAAATCACCTGCATACCAGACCGGATCTCCGACTTTAAAATATTGCACACCAGAACCGACTTCAACAACCTCACCCACTGCATCCCATCCTAAGATACGTGTGTTGCCTGCTGCGACAGGGTTTCGCCTCACCTTAGTATCGACAGGGTTAACCGAAATCGCTTTGACTTTAATCAACAAATCCCGATCATTTAAGCTCGGTATCACTTTTTCGATATCTATCAGTGGATTTTGAAATCCATGATCCATACCGTCAATATAAGAAATAGCCTTCATTCACTTATCCTCTTGTTTTGTTATTTAAGTTTACTTAATATTCTTTTTTAAGTTATACAGACAAATTCGTCTTATAGTTACCAAAAGGATACTATTGAAATGGGTAAGCTCAAACATTCGCGTTTTGATTGCACACCAGGATGCTCTGTTGAAGCTGCTATAGGATTACTTGATGGTAAATGGAAGAGTATTATCTTATGGCATTTATTAGAAGATGATGTTTTAAGGTTTAATGAACAGAGATGGATCCGTAAATTTGAACAACTCCTATAAGTGATATTCTGCTCCTCAAATGATGTTATAAACATCAATATATGGAGTATTTTATGGCACGTAGACCAAGAAGAAATCATTCAAATGATTTTAAAGCTAAGGTAGCACTTGCTGCGATTAAAGCAGAAAAAACACTTGCTGAATTGAGTGCTGAGTTTGATGTTCATCAAAACCAAATTATTGACTGGAAAAATCAATTGATCTCAGCTTCCTCGCAAGCTTTCGATCAATCAAAAGCTCCAACAGAACCACCCATCGATCTAAAAAAACTACATGCAAAAATCGGTGAGCAGGCATTAGAAATTGATTTTTTAGAAGGTGTGTTGAAGAAACTGGGCCGCTTCAACCACAAAAGTTAATCGACGACTCACTTCAGATTTCAGTATCTAAGCAAGCTAAGCTGCTGAAAGTCTCCCGTGGTTGTTATTACTATCGCCCAAAACCTGTGAGTGCATCAGATCTGAAGCTGATGCGATGTATTGATGAATTACATATGCAATATCCTTTTGCAGGCAGTCGTATGATGCGTGATTTGTTGAATCGTCAAGGACATCATATAGGACGACGTCATACACGTACTTTAATGAAGAAAATGGGTATTCAGGCGTTATATTGCAAACCAAATTTAAGCCAGGCTAATCAAGCTCACCGTAAATATCCATATCTGCTCAAAGGGTTGGCTATTCAGCGCAGTAATCAAGTGTGGTCTACGGATATAACGTATATCCCTATGGCAAAAGGCTTTGTTTATTTATGTGCTGTGATTGATTGGCATAGCCGCAAGGTACTTGCGCATAGGGTATCGATTAGTATGGAGGTGGATTTTTGTATTTCGGCTTTAAATGAAGCGATTGAAAAATATGGTCGACCTGAAATATTTAATACAGACCAAGGCAGCCAGTTTACCAGTGATGCATTTATTGATGTATTGAAATCAAATGGCATTCAAATCAGTATGGATGGTAAAGGTCGATGGGTAGATAATGTGATGGTTGAACGATTATGGCGGAGCGTTAAATATGAAGAGGTGTATCTCAAAGCTTATAGCAGTGTCACAGATGCGAAAAAGCAATTAAGTGCATATTTTGAGTTTTATAATTTGAAACGACCTCATTCGAGTCTAGACAAAATGACACCAAATGAGTTTTACTATGATCAGCTACCCCAACAAAACAAGGTGGCTTAACTAGAGCGGAATATCACTTATAAATACGCTTTTAGTTGTTCAAACAAGTGGGACCACCTCTAACTGAGGAAGAAAATTCCAAATGTCACTCAAAAAATGCTCACTAGACAATTACGTGAACTTGAGGAGGATCAACTGATTCTACGAAAGGTTTATGCCGTTGTTCCACCTAAAGTAGAATATCGATTATCTACACTCGGCACTTCTTTAGCACCTATTTTGGTTGCATTAAAACAATGGGGGGATAAAAATATTGGTTTATTTGGGAAACCCATTATGCCTTTAGAATCAGAATAAAACTTCAATCTGTTTTACGTCACTTACAGTCCAATATTTTCTAGAAATACTGTTGTTTCATAGCTTACACACCATTTCAGTAACTTCTATAAAAAGCACGTTCTTAAAAACCGCTATGTATAAAATTAACCGACCATAAAAAAGCCTAATCTGTGAAGACTAGGCTATAAACTTTGAATCTTTTCGTTGGTAGAGGGAGCTGGATTTGACCAACGACCTTCGGGTTATGAGCCCGACGAGCTACCAGACTACTCCATCCCGCATCAACGAGTTAGCCTTATACGCCCTAAGCACACACAAAGCAAACTTTATTTGTAATATAAGCAGTTATTACATGAGCAGCATAAAAATACTAGCGCTTAACCAATACTTGCTTCAGTGATGAAAGGCTCAAAAGTGCTTAATCTTGTTTTTTTCACTGTCTAAAAACGACTTACGCTCTTCAGACCATATTGATTTCCTAAAATCAAGACCCGAATTACTTGAAGCCCAATCAGAAACTGTACTTTAAACAAAAGTATTATCAGCGAAAACTAATTTTGTCTTCCTTCCTACACTACTTATAAAAACTTTATGTGTAGGCAAGAAACCAAATATACTTATTTGGGTATAATGTATTCATAGGTTTCAGACATAGAAAAAGTACTTAAACGACAGCCCCACTATACCATTTTAACTCTTGAAAAAGCCCACCATTTGGCAAGCTTTTTCTTATTGATCTTTATCCATAGAATGTGGTGTTGTGGTTTTATCCTGCTCTTTCGTATCTGTATCTCTTTTTTGGCATGCCGTTAATCCAAGCATTAAAACTAAACTTACTATTGCAAATATTTTCATCATTTTTGCCTAGCACGATTTAAAAATATAACTTATCAAAATCTAAAAATTTGAATGTTTAATTTATGAAACAACCTCATTCTCTTTCTTTACAAATTAGGTACCTAGCGATTTAGAGCTTTCTGAGCCCAATGAATAAATTTGTCCTTTTCATGGAAATGAGGAATATTTAATAAGTGAATATGAGTAACCTCACCGAAATTACCTGAAATTATATTGGGTGCCAAAACAATAAAATCGCTCTTGTCCCCCACATGTAACTCCCTAAAAAACTCCATAACTTTAAAATGAAGATTCAGAGCGGCGAATCCCTCCCTTTCCATTAGAAAGTCGTAGATCTGGCTGAGTATATGTAGTTCAAATTTTTTGTTCATCTTATTCTATTCTCATATTTATTTTAACGATCGGTACAATTTAACCTAATTTTATTTTTTGTTAAAGTAGAGAAAAAACAACCTCTGTAGAATCAATTGAACTGGGTTAATGAAATATCATTGTCAAATTTTATTTTATTCTAAAAAAAATCTAACGTAAGAACACATTAAATACAAATGATTCTCAATTAATATTATCTTAATTTTAAACATAATACCCTAAATGTGCCTCCTCATCCCTATTGCAAACGCTCTACATCACTTATCAAAAATAGCGGGCTTACGATATAAATTAAGCAAAGAGAGTACAGGTATCGGTAGGTAGTTACCATTCACTGAAGTCTCTCCCCCATCTTTTCTGTGCTGCTCCCAGTATTCAATTAATAGTAAAGCAGCCTGTTTAATGGCAGATGGATATTCTGATCCAAAATTATCTGTAATATAATTTTTAATTATAGCGTCAGCAGCAACAATAAAGCTTTTTAATGAAACATCATTGCTATCATCGGCATAGTGTAAGTGGCGCTTCACTTCATGTAATTCAACAATACTCATAAATCACTCCATTTTTCCGAGTCAGCTTACACTTTCATCACTAAACTCGTTCCTAGAGTCTTTTACGGTGTCATAGCAAATATCACAATTTCACCTCATTTCTATTCTCATATTGATTACATGGCATTGAAATCCCTTTATCTAGGGATTTTTCTACTATTGCTAATAAATCCTTCAAAAGATTTTTTATAACCAAATTAAGATTTGTTCATATCATTTTTCAGTAAGGCCATTACGCCCTAAAGATTGAGCCCCCTTAACAACCAAGCAATAAAATTAATTGCCACTAAAAAACCCGCTTTATGTAGCGGGTTTTTTTAATTCGCAGTATTTTTTAGATTACTGTGATAGAGCTTGCTTGAGGGCCTTTTTTGCCAGCTACAATCGTAAACTGAACACGTTGACCTTCATTCAACACTTTGAAACCGTTTGACTGGATTTCGCTAAAGTGTGCAAAAACGTCTTCTCCAGTATCGCTAGAAATAAAACCAAAACCTTTAGTTTCATTAAATCACTTAACGGTACCAGTTGTAATGTTTGACATAAATATTCTCTTAAATTTTGAAAAATATAAGAATTAATATTTTAAATCATATACATCGGGTAAACCGCAGATTCAAATAATGTGCGAGATAACTTTAGTAAATACAATAAATAATTCAGATATACCGTCACTATAAGCTTTTTATTGTGTAATAGATAGGTGTTAACATATTATTTTATTACTCTCCCCTAACTCCACATGAAATGCTTTTTTATCCATATTGATAAGAAAATCTTCACTAAAATCAAAAAAAGCTTGTTTAACAGCTTCTAGCTAGTAGTTTTTTACTAGTATCAACTCAACTTGATAGGTAACGTCCTATATTTTCATTTCAGCATGTCGCCAAAAATTAAAGCAGGGCTATCCCAAATTTTTTAGAGAGTCCATACAGTCTATTTCGGGCTTGATTGATTAAAAAAGAATATTTAAAAATGGAAGCGTCATGAGTTAAGCTCCCCTTAAACTATTGCTTAAATTCTGTACCAAAATAAAACCGATAACAGACTGAATAATATTCATTCTTTTTAACAACCGAACCCACCTAACATCGGAACAATAATCAAATGATTTGACAGCGTATACCGACCAATATACATATAAATTCATCACTTTTTCGA
This DNA window, taken from Acinetobacter sp. WCHA55, encodes the following:
- a CDS encoding NAD(P)H-dependent flavin oxidoreductase produces the protein MSLLLERLEIKHPIFLAPMAGVSTPELAAEVSNQGGLGSLGLGANTAEAARTQILKTQALTEQPFQVNFFCHQSVELDPTVAQTWIDFVSPHFEQYDAEPPTQLHCIYPSFLDNDEFLNVVLETRPKAVSFHFGIPHPHQIQALKDAGILTMVSATNLAEARAIEAAGIDFIIAQGIEAGGHRGIFNEHFDSAIRTVDLVQLLTQHCRCPIIAAGGIMNGTQAQQMLSLGASAVQLGTAFVQCKTSNANDAYRHALFHEHITQISASISGRPARGLLGHWHTQIDLPNRPTVAAYPYCYDLGKQLHAAATKQGDQGFGAFWAGTNVSQIRAMEAPDLINQLLVEMQQVSY
- a CDS encoding TonB-dependent receptor — encoded protein: MKHTSLMTLILMIIQQAHAEQNVKALDTLVFQADKTEKTSVIVEKERIEVSNTLGDALKHISGVQSTSFGPNAGAPVIRSLSGNRVSILEHGQTINGMNAISGDINIPFDPLFTKSVTVHKGTNSVRYGGNAIGGSVDIDTGLISKELEDKSRSLDIAYNKGFNDFNAHGIRLNINNQKNLSTNVQFSTQSISSYKIPGSSKATVCDTAVFPSTGGVNSALASACQRDSRISNMFNKAHNQYLDKHVLEDIAKNPENFYDYYDGLESAKYTDEAISKRYVNGSLKEFINDPNPDYVPGTAKYVQNKINNDVTPNYKKKLGNSYARNENMAIGTTYFLNSGYIGVSADYKSSEYGVPGFSMENKSFQSSYSDGLPVGVKIEQDRFTLDSLFREPSNLLKSVHFKASRLSNTSGEYIGASKANEYKFDTDTAEFLFEHIPYKNLTGEIGTSINARQVKGTGSERYLPNVNTTSHAIFIQEKLDFNQFSFDAGYRVEKVKDEIQDQSFKLARNASNSTLEDKSFGLNSFYIGSEFRVTDYLGFRLQYSESERAPEINELYASNPHYSVMTQEEGNQKLNKEVMQGVEFITTLNWGSTNIVVSLYQMDFEDYLYLSHSGASMRNRLPLKYWKQTDTKVNGFELDMNHTFSLDNFGDLKVGGFSDLVKNKATDPDRLRLANDGIYLPNMPTNRYGANVEWTLENWSARLSSIYYDKPRYLGKNVGEEVPLPAYNLLDLDIRKKVTLKNASFDLFINGSNLLNEDARPQNSPLKYIAPLPGRAFQLGITMHI
- a CDS encoding head-tail connector protein; translation: MSIVELHEVKRHLHYADDSNDVSLKSFIVAADAIIKNYITDNFGSEYPSAIKQAALLLIEYWEQHRKDGGETSVNGNYLPIPVLSLLNLYRKPAIFDK
- the dusB gene encoding tRNA dihydrouridine synthase DusB, coding for MYIGPYQLSNNLIVAPMAGVTDRPFRSLCKYFGAGHAVSEMMTSDQTLLMSKKSLYRANFDGELAPISAQIAGSDPKDLAKAAQYQVSNGAQIVDINMGCPAKKVCNKLAGSALLKDEDLVARILDEVVAAVDVPVTLKTRLGFLNGHENILRVAKRAEEAGIAALALHGRTREDMYLNTARYDLIKEVKQLIHIPVIANGDIDSPEKAKYVLDYTGADAIMIGRAAQGRPWIFREIAHYLETSEHLAAPSIQEVKEVLLGHLAELYTFYGEYSGCRIARKHIAWYTKGLRSSNEFRQNMYKVESTTEQFKVVADYFDQLLIHGETMNDVQVEQVNLLEAK
- a CDS encoding IS3-like element ISAba14 family transposase (programmed frameshift); the encoded protein is MARRPRRNHSNDFKAKVALAAIKAEKTLAELSAEFDVHQNQIIDWKNQLISASSQAFDQSKAPTEPPIDLKKLHAKIGEQALEIGFFRRCVEETGPLQPQKLIDDSLQISVSKQAKLLKVSRGCYYYRPKPVSASDLKLMRCIDELHMQYPFAGSRMMRDLLNRQGHHIGRRHTRTLMKKMGIQALYCKPNLSQANQAHRKYPYLLKGLAIQRSNQVWSTDITYIPMAKGFVYLCAVIDWHSRKVLAHRVSISMEVDFCISALNEAIEKYGRPEIFNTDQGSQFTSDAFIDVLKSNGIQISMDGKGRWVDNVMVERLWRSVKYEEVYLKAYSSVTDAKKQLSAYFEFYNLKRPHSSLDKMTPNEFYYDQLPQQNKVA
- a CDS encoding zinc-binding alcohol dehydrogenase family protein, which encodes MKAISYIDGMDHGFQNPLIDIEKVIPSLNDRDLLIKVKAISVNPVDTKVRRNPVAAGNTRILGWDAVGEVVEVGSGVQYFKVGDPVWYAGDLTRDGSNAEYQAIDERIVSLKPQSLSDAEAAALPLTAITAWEMLFDRFNVDLDKADNIIVIGGAGGVGSIAIQLLKAKTNLKVIATASREETKAWVKSLGADYVIDHTEDLNTQIKALGLDAPRYIFSTNQTETYIPQISKLIAPQGKFGLIDDPKSLDISAFKSKSVSVHWEFMFTRSMFNTTDIEQQSQLLHQVAELVDSHKIKTTLNQTLGKINAKNLKLAHELIETGRAKGKIVLEGF
- a CDS encoding putative DNA modification/repair radical SAM protein, with the protein product MTDRIREKLQILADAAKYDVSCSSSGSNRKNKNQGLGNTGNGICHSYTEDGRCVSLLKILFSNVCIFDCSYCVSRRSNDVKRAAFTVQEVVDLTINFYRRNYIEGLFLSSGIFKSADFTMERMLEVVKKLRLEENFNGYIHLKTIPGASQEIITEAGLYVDRMSINLEMPTEVGLKQFAPEKSHAEVQKDLGIVRDRLIQLTDERRVMQHVPKFVPAGQTTQMVVGAHQETDKDIILMADHHYKVYQLKRVYFSGYIPINEQEKMLPVVGSAPPLLRENRLYQSDWLMRFYGFDAQEIVNDQYPNLDLDIDPKLSWALRNPEHFPVDIQHADYRMILRVPGIGVQSAKKIVQARHFGQIHIDQLKRMGIAYNRAQHFIRCADTPKFKKEQQANQIRQHILQSGQSKYQKQLSPQLGFGF